A DNA window from Daucus carota subsp. sativus chromosome 3, DH1 v3.0, whole genome shotgun sequence contains the following coding sequences:
- the LOC108211419 gene encoding protein LIGHT-DEPENDENT SHORT HYPOCOTYLS 6, with protein MEGASAVGGDGAAPSSSAANTAADGGGSSAAPPSRYESQKRRDWNTFLQYLRNHKPPLTLARCSGAHVIEFLKYLDQFGKTKVHVAGCPYFGHPNPPAPCACLLKQAWGSLDALIGRLRAAYEENGGRPESNPFGARAVRIYLREVKESQSKARGIPYDKKKRKRTSTVKATAAPTVSSSTLLVAEGGGGGGDASGTITATIPPPTSAV; from the coding sequence ATGGAGGGAGCATCTGCGGTGGGAGGAGACGGGGCAGCCCCGTCCTCGTCTGCTGCTAACACAGCAGCAGACGGGGGTGGTTCATCAGCTGCCCCACCGAGCCGGTATGAGTCACAGAAGAGGAGAGATTGGAACACGTTTTTACAGTATTTGAGGAATCACAAGCCACCTTTAACCCTAGCCAGGTGTAGCGGCGCTCATGTGATCGAGTTTCTCAAGTACCTTGACCAGTTTGGAAAGACCAAGGTGCATGTGGCCGGATGTCCGTATTTTGGACACCCGAACCCTCCAGCTCCCTGCGCTTGTTTGCTAAAACAAGCGTGGGGAAGTCTGGATGCCCTAATAGGCCGCTTAAGAGCGGCCTACGAGGAAAACGGGGGCCGCCCTGAGTCCAACCCGTTTGGAGCCAGGGCGGTGAGAATATACCTAAGGGAGGTTAAAGAAAGTCAATCAAAAGCCAGAGGAATACCTTATgacaagaaaaaaagaaaacgGACTTCCACTGTGAAGGCCACCGCAGCACCGACGGTGAGCTCTAGTACACTCCTCGTGGCCGAGGGTGGCGGCGGCGGTGGTGATGCCAGTGGTACAATTACTGCCACTATACCTCCTCCTACTTCAGCAGTATAG
- the LOC108210908 gene encoding gamma-interferon-responsive lysosomal thiol protein, whose amino-acid sequence MGRIVYLLLVIIAASPLISSANPHVSSGEQLKNDDKVVIALYYETLCPYCSNLIVNYLYKYFEDGLDSIADLKLIPYGNAKIGPNNTIVCQHGTMECVLNTVESCAIHTWPDVKDHFPFIYCVESLVYEGDYDQWETCFTKLNLNPKPVMDCYGSGYGKKLELQYAAETDALEPRHTYVPWLVVDGQPLYDDYTDFISYVCKAYKGSNVPKVCQSSLSSSTHKNANGINKVCYTEKATKTTLSKLVSAISSWVLQDNVAASI is encoded by the exons ATGGGTCGCATAGTTTATCTTCTTCTTGTAATAATCGCTGCAAGCCCACTAATATCATCTGCAAATCCTCATGTTTCATCTGGAGAACAACTCAAGAATGATGATAAAGTAGTGATAGCTCTCTACTATGAGACCTTGTGTCCCTACTGTTCAAATCTGATTGTGAATTATCTCTACAAGTATTTTGAAGATGGGCTTGATTCCATCGCTGATCTCAAGCTTATTCCGTATGGGAACGCCAAGATCGGGCCCAACAATACCATTGTTTGCCAG CATGGCACCATGGAATGTGTGCTCAACACCGTAGAGTCATGTGCCATCCATACCTGGCCTGATGTG AAAGATCATTTTCCTTTTATCTACTGTGTTGAAAGTCTTGTGTATGAGGGTGATTATGACCAATGGGAGACATGCTTTACAAAATTGAATTTGAATCCCAAACCTGTTATGGATTGTTATGGTAGCGGATACGGGAAAAAG CTTGAACTACAATATGCAGCTGAAACGGATGCCCTCGAACCTCGTCATACATATGTGCCTTGGTTAGTTGTGGATGGACAGCCCTTATATGAT GACTACACGGATTTCATAAGTTACGTGTGCAAGGCTTATAAAGGCAGCAACGTGCCCAAAGTATGTCAATCATCCCTTAGTAGCTCAACACATAAGAATGCTAATGGTATAAACAAAGTCTGCTACACAGAAAAAGCAACTAAGACAACACTTTCCAAATTAGTATCAGCAATATCATCCTGGGTTCTGCAGGATAATGTGGCTGCTTCGATCTAG